The Streptomyces sp. JB150 genomic interval ACTGCTGGACGCCTACGGGGTGAGCGATCCCCAGCTGCGCGAGTTGCTGCTGGTGCTGGCCGGGTCCGGCGGCGGACAGGGCCGGGACCACTGGTGGCACGCCTACCGCGGGGTGCTGCCGCCCACCTACAGGGACTACATCAGCCTGGAGTCGCAGGCCAGCGACATGCGCACCCTGGAGACCTCGGTGGTGCCGGGGCTGCTGCAGACGCCCGAGTACGCCCGCGCGGTGACCCGGGCGGCCGTGGAGGGCCTGGACGAGGACCGGCTGGACACGCTGGTGGAGGTGCGGCTGGCCCGGCAGGACGTCCTGCGCTCCCAGCCGCCGCTGGCGCTCAGCGCGGTACTGGACGAGGCGGTGCTGCGGCGCGAGGTCGGCGGCCCGGACGTCATGGCCGAGCAGCTGCGCCGGCTGCTGGAGGCGGCGCGGTTGCCGCAAGTGAGACTCCAGGTGCTGCCCTTCGCCGCGGGCGCGCACGTCGGCCTCACCGGGCCTTTCGTTATCTTCTCATTTTCGAACGCTTCTGATCTGGATGTGGTTGTTCTCGACCACTTGACGAGTAGCCTCTATCTCGAACGGAAAGAAGACGTTGGGGCCTACACCGAGGCCTTCGACGCGCTTCGGAGGAACGCCCTGTCACCCGAGGAAACGTTGGAATACATCGCCGGGATAGCTGACGGCGCGTAAGGAGGCACCATGACCGTTCTGCCTCGGAACGTACCTTCCACCACCCACCTGTCCGATGTGCGCTGGCTGCGCAGCAGCTACAGCACAGGAGCGAACAACTGCGTGGAGACGGCCAGCCCCCGCTCGGGCGCCTGGGCCGGACTCCTCGCCGTACGCGACTCCAAGGACCCGGCCGGGCCCGCGCTGGTCTTCTCCCCCGAGACCTGGGCGCGCTTCACGGCCACCGTCTGACCGACCCGTCCGTCGAGGCGACGCACGGCCGTGGACGCCGACTCATGGCCGCGTTTCGCCGATCACCCGTACAGCGCGTTCGATCTGTTCCCCGGAGAGGTCCGCGCGGGCGGTCAGCCGCAGCCGGGAGATGCCGTCGGGCACGGAAGGAGGCCGGAAGCAGCCCACGGCCAGTCCGGCGGTCCGGCAGTCGGCCGCCCAGCGCACGGCGCTCTCCGGGGACGGAGCGCGCACCGAGACCACCGCCGCGTCCGGCCGCACCGCCTCGTGGCCCGCGGCCGTCAGCCGGGCGTGCAGTTCGCCCGCCACCGCGCGCGCCCGCTCCGCCCGCTCCGGCTCGCGGCGCAGCAGCCGCAGGGCCGCCAGGGCCGCGCCCGCCGCCGCCGGGGCGAGCCCGGTGTCGAAGATGAACGTCCGGGCCGCGTTGACCAGGTGGTCGATCACCCGGGCCGGGCCGAGCACGGCGCCGCCCTGACTGCCCAGCGACTTGGAGAGGGTGACCGTGACGACGACGTCGTCCGCGCCCGCCAGACCCGCCGCGTGCGCGGCGCCCCGGCCGCCCTCCCCCAGCACTCCGAGGCCGTGCGCGTCGTCGGCGACCAGCCCGGCCCCGTGCTCCCGGCAGGCCGCCGCCAGTTCCGCCAGCGGCGCCGCGTCGCCGTCCACCGAGAAGACCGTGTCGGACACCGCGACCGCCGGCCCGTCGTGGCCCTGGAGCGCCTTGCGGACCGCGTCGGGGTCGGCGTGGGCGACCACCTGGGTGGTGCCCCGGGCCAGCCGGCAACCGTCGATGAGGGAGGCGTGGTTGCCCGCGTCGGAGACGACGAGCGAGCCGTGCGAGGCCAGCGCGGTGACCGCGGCGAGGTTGGCCGCGTAGCCGGAGGAGAAGACCAGGGCGGCCTCGAAGCCGCAGAACGCGGCCAGCTCGCGTTCGAGTTCCCCGTGGAGTTCGGTGGTGCCGGTGACGAGCCGGGAGCCGGTCGAGCCGCCGCCCCAGACGCGCGCCGCGCGGGCGGCGCCCTCGGTGACCTCCGGGTGGCGGGCCAGTCCGAGGTAGTCGTTGCTCGCGAGGTCCAGCAGCGGCGAGTCGGCGGGCCGGGGCCGCAGGGTGCGGACGAGACCCGTACGGCGGCGCGATTCCGCCTGCTCGTCGATCCAGCCGAACGCCATGGGTCCTCCGGGGATTTTGTAGGCAGTGCACAGACACTAGCGGTACGTCCCGCAGGCCAGGATGTGGCAATCCACACACCACGAAGTGACGCTGTTGTGCGGACTCTCCTTGGCCGGGAGCACCTCCGTAGGACAGGATCGGCTCTCATGGACCTGCTGAACACGCTGGTGGACAAGGGGCTTCGGCGCGAGCTGCCGACCCGCGAGGAGGCGCTGGCCGTCCTCGCGACGACCGACGACGAACTGCTCGATGTGGTGGCCGCGGCCGGGAAGGTGCGCCGGCACTGGTTCGGCCGGCGGGTGAAACTCAACTATCTCGTCAACCTGAAGTCCGGGCTGTGCCCGGAGGACTGCTCCTACTGCTCCCAGCGGCTCGGCTCCAAGGCCGACATCCTGAAGTACACCTGGCTCAAGCCCGACGAGGCCTCCAAGGCCGCCGCCGCGGGCCTGGCCGGGGGTGCCAAGCGGGTCTGCCTGGTGGCCAGCGGGCGCGGTCCGACGGACCGGGACGTGGACCGGGTCTCGCAGACCATCAAGGCGATCAAGGAGCAGAACGAGGGCGTCGAGGTGTGCGCCTGTCTGGGTCTGCTCTCCGACGGCCAGGCCGAGCGGCTGCGCGAGGCGGGCGCCGACGCCTACAACCACAACCTGAACACCTCCGAGGGCACCTACGGCGAGATCACCACGACGCACACCTACGCCGACCGGGTGGACACCGTGCGGAAGGCGCACGCGGCGGGCCTGTCGGCGTGCTCCGGCCTGATCGCGGGCATGGGCGAGAGCGACGAGGACCTGGTCGACGTCGTCTACTCGCTGCGCGAGCTGGACCCGGACTCGGTGCCGGTGAACTTCCTGATCCCGTTCGAGGGCACCCCGCTGGCCAAGGAGTGGAACCTCACCCCGCAGCGCTGCCTGCGGATCCTGGCGATGGTCCGGTTCGTCTGCCCCGACGTCGAGGTGCGGATCGCGGGCGGCCGCGAGGTGCACCTGCGCTCCCTGCAGCCGCTCGCGCTGCACCTGGCCAACTCGATCTTCCTCGGCGACTACCTCACCAGTGAGGGCCAGGCCGGCAAGGCCGACCTGGAGATGATCGCGGACGCCGGGTTCGAGGTGGAGGGCGCCGGCGAGGTCACGCTGCCCGAGCACCGCGTGGCGGCGGGCGGGGGCGGCTGCGGCTCCCACGCGAGCGCGGGCGGCGGCTGCGGGTCCCACGAGGACGCGGGCGCCGGGTGCGGGGCGCACGAGGACGCGGGCGCCGGGTGCGGGGCGCACGAGGGCGGTGGCGTGTGCGGTACGGCCGCCGCGGTGCCGGCGGCGGGCGAGCCGCGCACCGACCTGGTCGCCGTACGCCGCCGGGGCGCCGGAACGGACCTCGCGCCCAATGCCTGAACTGAGCGTGCCGGAGCTGCTGGAGCTGGACCGGCGGCACGTCTGGCATCCCTACGGGCCGATGCCGGGCCGGCACGAACCGCTCGTCGTGGAGTCGGCGAGCGGGGTGCGGCTGAAGCTCGCGGGCGGCTCGCGGGAGCTGGTCGACGGCATGTCGTCCTGGTGGTCGGCCATCCACGGCTACAACCACCCGGTGCTGAACGAGGCGGCGCGCGAGCAGCTGGGGCGGATGAGCCACGTCATGTTCGGCGGGCTCACCCACGAGCCCGCCGTCCGGCTGGCGAAGCTCCTCGTCGACGTGTCGCCCGAGGGCCTGGAGCATGTGTTCCTCGCCGACTCCGGTTCGGTGTCGGTCGAGGTCGCGGTCAAGATGTGCCTGCAGTACTGGCGTTCGCTGGGCCGTCCCGGGAAGCACCGGCTGATGACCTGGCGGGGCGGCTACCACGGGGACACCTGGCAGCCGATGTCGGTCTGCGACCCCGAGGGCGGGATGCACGAGCTGTGGACCGGCGTCCTGCCGCGCCAGGTGTTCGCCGGCCCGCCGCCCGCCGGGTACGAGGAGGCGTACGCCGGCCGGCTGCGCACGCTGATCGCCGAGCACGCGCACGAGCTGGCCGCGGTGATCGTCGAGCCGGTGGTGCAGGGCGCGGGCGGGATGCGCTTCCACTCGCCCGCGTATCTGCGGGTGCTGCGGGAGGCGTGCGACGCGCACGACGTGCTGCTGGTGTTCGACGAGATCGCCACCGGGTTCGGCCGTACGGGTGCCCTGTTCGCGGCGGAGCACGCGGCGGTGTCGCCGGACGTGATGTGCGTGGGCAAGGCGCTCACCGGCGGCTATCTGACGCTGGCGGCGACGCTGTGCAACGCCCGGGTGGCCGACGGCATCTCGCGGGGCGAGGTGCCGGTGCTCGCGCACGGCCCGACCTTCATGGGCAACCCGCTGGCCGCCGCGGTCGCCTGCGCCTCGATCGAGCTGCTGCTCGGCCAGGACTGGCTCGCCGAGGTCAAGCGGATCGAGGCGGGCCTGCGGGACGGGCTGGCCCCGGCCGCCGGGCTGCCGGGCGTGCGGGACGTACGGGTCCTCGGCGCCATCGGGGTCGTCCAGCTCGACCACCCGGTCGACCTGGCGGCGGCCACGGCGGCGGCCGTACGCGAGGGCGTGTGGCTGCGGCCGTTCCGGGATCTGATCTACACGATGCCGCCCTATGTCACGGGCGACGCGGACGTGGCACGCATCGCGCGCGCGGTGTGCGCCGCGGCACGGGAGGGATGACATGCCGGTCCTGGTGATCACGGGTACCAACACGGAGGTCGGCAAGACCGTCACGACGGCCGCCGTCGCCGCGGCGGCCGTCGCGGCGGGACGGTCGGTGGCCGTGCTCAAGGCCGCGCAGACGGGCGTACGGCCCGACGAGCGCGGCGACGCCGACGAGGTGGCGCGGCTCGCGGGCCCCGTCACGGCGGCCGAACTCGCCCGCTACCCGGAGCCGCTGGCGCCCGGGACGGCGGCCCGGCGGGCCGGGATGGCGCCGGTGCACCCGCACGACGTCGCCGAGGCGGCGGCCAAGCTGGCCACCGAGCACGATCTGGTGCTGGTGGAGGGGGCGGGCGGGCTGCTCGTCCGCTTCGACCCGGCGGGCGGCACGCTCGCCGACGTGGCCGCGCTGCTGGGGGCGCCGGTGCTGCTGGTGGCCTCGGCGGGCCTCGGCACGCTGAACATCGCCGAGCTGAGCGCCCGCGAACTGCGGCGCCGCGAGGTGGAGTTGACGGGCGTGGTGATCGGCAGCTGGCCCGCCGAACCCGACCTCGCCTGCCGCTGCAACATCGCGGACCTGCCGGAGGTCTCGGGCGCCCCGCTGCTCGGCGCGCTCCCGGAGGGCGCGGGCTCCCTCGACCCCGGGACGTTCCGCACCGCGGCGCCCGGCTGGCTCGCGCCGCGGCTGGACGGGACCTGGGACGTGGAGGCGTTCCGGGTGCGGCAGGCACCGGCGCCGGGGCGGTAGCCGCGGGTGGGTGCCGGTGCGGTCGCCGCGGGCGGGCGCCTGGGTGGTAGCCGCGGGCGGGCGCCGGTGAGGTGCGGGTGGCCGTGAGCCGGTGAGAGCGCGGTCGGCCGTGCGCCGGTGGGAGTGCTGGGCGGTGCTGGGCCGGCGACGGTGCGGGCGGGCGTGCCGACGCGGGTGCGCCCGGCCGTGCGCCGGTGGCGGTGCGGGCGGTGCTGTGCCGGCGGGAGTGCGCCCGGTTCTGTGCCGGTGAGGGTGCGTGGGGGCCGTTACGGGGGACAATCCCCGGAAGGAGCAGTCCGCCCTCAGGGAGGTCCCCATGCCCCTACGGTTCGCCGGTGCCGGCCAGGCGGGGCGGGACCCCGTGCACCATCCGCTGTTCGCCCGCTGGTACGCCCGGGTCAGCGTGGCCGCCGAGACCCGGATGGGCATGGCCGGGGTGCGCGACCGGCTGCTCGCCGGGCTCTCCGGACGGGTCCTGGAGGTCGGGGCGGGCAACGGCCTGAACTTCGCCCACTATCCGCCGACGGTCGCGGAGGTCGTCGCCATCGAACCGGAGCGGCTGCTGCGGCGGTTGGCCGTGCGGGCCGCCCTGCGGGCCGAGACGCCGGTGGACGTGGTGCCCGGCGCGGCGGAGGCACTGCCGGTCAAGAGCGAGGGCTTCGACGCGGTGGTGCTGTCGCTGGTGCTGTGCAGTGTGCGGGACGTGCCGCGGGCGCTGGGCGAGGTGCGGCGGGTGCTCCGGCCGGGCGGACAGGTGCGGTTCTTCGAGCACGGCCTGGGCGGCGGGCGGGCGATGCGGCTGACCCAGCGGGCACTGGACCGCACGGTCTGGCCGCCGCTGGCCGGTGGCTGCCATGTGGGGCGCGACCCGGTCGCCGCGCTGCGGGAGGCCGGGTTCGAACTGGGGCCGTACCGGCGGCTGATGATGCCCGAGAAGGGGCCGGCCCTGCCCGCCTCGTACTGCGTGCTGGGCACCGCCTGGCGGCCGGCGGCACCGGAGCGGCCGTAGACCCGGCCCCGCGCGGGAACGGCCGTAGACCCGGGCCCGCGGAGACGGCCGTGGACCCGGCCCCCGAAGACCCCTCTCCGTGCTCCCCCGGACCGCTCCTACAGGCACCACTGGCGCAGTTCGCGGGCGATCTCGTGCACCGACGCCTCGCCGCTCTTGACCATCCGGGCCAGGTCGCGGACCCGCTCGGGCGAGGTGACGACCTTGAAGCCGCTGGCCACCAGATAGGCGTACGCGACCGCGGAGGCGAACAGGGCGTTGGAGCGCTCCAGCGCCGGGATGTGGATGAGCTGCTGGAGGAGGGCGGCGGCGCGGGCGTGCGGGGTGTCGTAGACGGGGACGTCGAAGATCTCGGCCTGGTGCCGGGCGACCGCGGCGACGAGCGCGCCCCAGTCGGTGACCTGGGGGTCCCCCGGGGTCTTGCGCTCGGCGAGCATCAGCAGCCAGGGCAGGTCGATGCGCACATCGCTCAAGGGCTCGGCGACCGCCCTCGGCGCGAGCGCCGTCGCCGAACTCCTCGGCGAACACCTTCTCGAACTGCTTCATGAAGTCGGCGGCGGCCTCCACGAAGGTGTGGCCGACCTCCCCGGTCTCCTGCCGGACGAGTTCCTCGATGTAGCGGTTGACGCTCACGCCGCGGGCCGGCGCGCGATCGCGGGCGGCCCGGGCGGTGTCCTCGTCCACCCGCACGTTCAGCTGGGTCTTCGCCATATCTCGACGCCAGCGCCGCGGTGCTAGCACCGGCAAGGGCGCCCGACCCGCGCCAGGAGGGATACCGGGTGTGCGCCGGATCACATTACGCTCGACCGGGACAAGGAAGTCCGTCCGTCCCCGAGCCAGGAGGCAGCCTTGTCCACACCAGCGGAGCAGGTACCGGAGCACGTGCCGCAGTACGGGGCGGGGGCCCACCCGGGGTCCGGCGACCGGGTCGCGGCCCGCGCCCGCGGGCTGACCAAGGCGTACGGCTCCGGGGAGACGGCCGTGGTCGCCCTGGACTCGGTGGACGTGGACATCGTCCGCGGGCGGTTCACGGCCGTCATGGGTCCCTCCGGGTCCGGGAAGTCCACGCTGATGCACTGTCTGGCCGGGCTGGACACGGTCACGGCCGGGCAGGTCTGGCTCGGTGACACCGAGATCACCGGGCTGAGGGAGCGGGAGCTGACCCGGCTGCGGCGGGACCGCATCGGGTTCATGTTCCAGTCGTTCAACCTGATCCCCACGCTGAACGCGCTGGAGAACATCACCCTGCCCATGGACATCGCGGGCCGCCGGCCCGACCCGCGGTGGCTGGACCAGGTCATCGACACGCTGGGGCTGCGGGACCGGCTGACGCACCGGCCGGCCCAGCTGTCGGGCGGCCAGCAGCAGCGGGTCGCGTGCGCGCGGGCGCTCGCCGCCCGGCCGGAGCTGATCTTCGCGGACGAGCCGACCGGCAACCTGGACTCGCGGGCCGGGCTGGAGGTACTGGGGTTCCTGCGGGAGGCCGTGGACGACCTGGGGCAGACCGTCGTCATGGTCACCCACGACCCGGGCGCCGCCGCCCACTCCGACCTGGTGCTGTTCCTCGCGGACGGCCGGCTCGTGGACGAGATGGCCCGGCCGACGGCGGAGGCCGTGCTGGAGCGGATGAAGCGGTTCGACGTGGTCCAGCTCTCCGCCGACCGGCCCCGTCCCGCCGCCGACCGGACCCCCGGCTCCGACCACCCGCCCACCGGCTCCGACCACCCGCCCACCGGCTCCGACCACCGCCCCACCCGCTCCGACCACCGTCCCAAAGGCTTCGGCCACCACCCCACAGGCTTCGGCCGGTCTCGCGACAAGGACTGACGCCGTGCTCAAGGCAACGCTCAGGAGCTTCCTCGCACACAAGGGGCGGCTGCTGCTGTCGGCGCTCGCGGTGATCCTGTCCGTCGCGTTCGTCACGGGCAGCCTGATCTTCTCGGACACCGTCAGCCGTACCTTCGACCGGCTGTTCGCGACCACGGCGGCCGACGTCACCGTCAGCCCGAAGGAGACCCTCGACGAGAGGGTGCCCTCCGGGATGACGGCCACCCTGCCCGCCGCGCTCGCCGACCGGGTCGCCCGGATCGACGGCGTGGCCGCGGCGCGCGCGGAGGCGGAGGTGCGGAACCTCACCGTCGTCGACGACCGGAACGAGTCCGTCAGCCCCACGACCGGCGCCCCCACCCTCGGCTCCGCCTGGCTGCCCACCGACCGCAGCCCCGTGGAACTCACCTCCGGGCGCGCCCCGCGCGGACCCGGCCAGATCCTGCTGGACGCGGACACCGCGGACCGCGCGGGCGTCGCGATCGGCGACCGGCTGACCGTGATCGCGCCGCCGGGCTCGTTCGGGGCGCGGGTCGTCGGCATCGTCACCTTCACCACCACGAACCCGGGCTCGGCACTGCTGTTCATGGACCCGCCGACCGCGCGGACCGAGCTGCTGGGCGATCCGGGGGCGGCGACCGGCATCACCGTGGACGCGGCGCCCGGCGTGAGCGACGCGACGCTCAAGCAGCGGGTGGCCGCCGCGCTCGGCGCCGACCGCTACGACTACCGGACCGCCGCCGAGCAGGCCACGTCGGATGTCGAACAGCTGGGCAGTTTCCTGGACGTCATCAAGTGGGTGATGGTCGCGTTCGCGGGGATCGCCGTGCTCGTCGGCGTGTTCCTGATCGTCAACACGTTCTCCATGCTGGTCGCCCAGCGCACCCGCGAGCTCGGCCTGCTGCGCGCGCTCGGCGCCGACCGGCGGCAGGTGCGCCGCTCGGTGCTCACCGAGGCGCTGCTGCTCGGGCTGGCCGGCTCCACGCTGGGCCTCGTCACCGGAGTCGCGCTGGCGGCCGGGCTGATCGAGCTGATGGGCCTGATCGGGATGCGCATCCGGACCGCCGAGATGGTGATCGGCTGGGGGACGCCGGTGACGGCGTACGTCGTCGGGGTCGGCGTCACCTTCGTCGCGGCGTACCCGCCGGCCCGGCGCGCGGCGGCCGTGTCGCCGATGGCGGCCCTCTCGGACGCGGAGGTCGCCGGGGTGGGCCGGCCGCTGCGGATGCGCGCGGTGGCGGGCGCGATCGTCGGCGCGGCCGGGGCGGCGGCGCTCGCCGGATGCGTGGTGTCGTCCCGGACGGGGCCGGCGGCCGTGCTGCTGGGTGCCGGTGTGGTCCTGACGCTGATCGCGACCGTGGTCGCGGGGCCGCTGCTGGTGCGGCCGGTGATCCGGGTGCTCGGCGCGGCCTTCCCGGCGCTGTTCGGGCCGGTCGGGCGGATGAGCCAGCGCAACGCGCTGCGCAATCCGCGGCGCACCGGGGCGACGGCGGCGGCGCTGATGATCGGGCTCGCGCTGGTCGGCGGGATGTCGGTGGCCAGTGCCTCGATGGCCGCGTCGTTCGACCGGCAGATCGACAGGACGCTGGGCGCCGACTTCGTCGTCCAGAACACCAACTTCACGCCGTTCCCGCGCGAGGTCACCGACGCCGTGCGCGGCACCGAGGGTGTGGGGCTCGCGGTGCGCGCGAGGTTCACCCCGGTCGCCGTACGCCTGCCGGACGGCGACCGGGTGACGACGACGGCCGCGGGCTACGACCCCCGGCTCGACGAGGTCGCCACCATCACCTATGCGCGCGGGGACACGGCGGCGGCCCTCGCCGAGGGGCGGCTGGCGATGGACGTGGACTTCGCCCGCGACCACGGGGTCCGGGTGGGGACGGCGCTGCCCGTGGAGTTCCAGGGCGGGCGGACGGCCAGGCTCACCGTGGGCGCGCTGACCGACCAGGACGCCGCCGAGGGGTTCGGCACCACGGGCGGGATCTACTTCGGCCGGGGCACGGCCGAGCGCTACGCGCCGGGCGGCCAGGACGCCGCCGTGTACGTGAACGCCGCGCCGGGCACCGACGCCGGCGAGCTGCGGTCGGCGCTGGAGCGCACGCTGGATCCGTATCCGCAGGTGCAGGTGCGGGACCTGGCCGACTACAAGGAACTGGTCCGCGACCAGATCGCCGTCCTGCTCTACCTCGTGTACGCCCTGCTCGGGCTGGCGATCGTCATCGCGGTGCTCGGCGTGGTCAACACGCTCGCGCTGTCGGTGGTCGAGCGGACCCGGGAGATCGGGCTGCTGCGGGCGATCGGGCTCGGGCGGCGGCAGCTGCGCCGGATGATCCGGCTGGAGTCGGTGGTGATCGCGGTGTTCGGGGCGGTCCTCGGGCTCGCCCTCGGGCTGGTGTGGGGGGTGTGCGGCCAGCAGGTGCTGGCGTTG includes:
- a CDS encoding helix-turn-helix transcriptional regulator encodes the protein MQHGPAVRRRKLGAELRALRTGAGLTSGEAARLVGWHQSKVSRIETGASGVKPADVRLLLDAYGVSDPQLRELLLVLAGSGGGQGRDHWWHAYRGVLPPTYRDYISLESQASDMRTLETSVVPGLLQTPEYARAVTRAAVEGLDEDRLDTLVEVRLARQDVLRSQPPLALSAVLDEAVLRREVGGPDVMAEQLRRLLEAARLPQVRLQVLPFAAGAHVGLTGPFVIFSFSNASDLDVVVLDHLTSSLYLERKEDVGAYTEAFDALRRNALSPEETLEYIAGIADGA
- a CDS encoding DUF397 domain-containing protein, which gives rise to MTVLPRNVPSTTHLSDVRWLRSSYSTGANNCVETASPRSGAWAGLLAVRDSKDPAGPALVFSPETWARFTATV
- a CDS encoding 8-amino-7-oxononanoate synthase, whose protein sequence is MAFGWIDEQAESRRRTGLVRTLRPRPADSPLLDLASNDYLGLARHPEVTEGAARAARVWGGGSTGSRLVTGTTELHGELERELAAFCGFEAALVFSSGYAANLAAVTALASHGSLVVSDAGNHASLIDGCRLARGTTQVVAHADPDAVRKALQGHDGPAVAVSDTVFSVDGDAAPLAELAAACREHGAGLVADDAHGLGVLGEGGRGAAHAAGLAGADDVVVTVTLSKSLGSQGGAVLGPARVIDHLVNAARTFIFDTGLAPAAAGAALAALRLLRREPERAERARAVAGELHARLTAAGHEAVRPDAAVVSVRAPSPESAVRWAADCRTAGLAVGCFRPPSVPDGISRLRLTARADLSGEQIERAVRVIGETRP
- the bioB gene encoding biotin synthase BioB, whose amino-acid sequence is MDLLNTLVDKGLRRELPTREEALAVLATTDDELLDVVAAAGKVRRHWFGRRVKLNYLVNLKSGLCPEDCSYCSQRLGSKADILKYTWLKPDEASKAAAAGLAGGAKRVCLVASGRGPTDRDVDRVSQTIKAIKEQNEGVEVCACLGLLSDGQAERLREAGADAYNHNLNTSEGTYGEITTTHTYADRVDTVRKAHAAGLSACSGLIAGMGESDEDLVDVVYSLRELDPDSVPVNFLIPFEGTPLAKEWNLTPQRCLRILAMVRFVCPDVEVRIAGGREVHLRSLQPLALHLANSIFLGDYLTSEGQAGKADLEMIADAGFEVEGAGEVTLPEHRVAAGGGGCGSHASAGGGCGSHEDAGAGCGAHEDAGAGCGAHEGGGVCGTAAAVPAAGEPRTDLVAVRRRGAGTDLAPNA
- a CDS encoding adenosylmethionine--8-amino-7-oxononanoate transaminase; this encodes MPELSVPELLELDRRHVWHPYGPMPGRHEPLVVESASGVRLKLAGGSRELVDGMSSWWSAIHGYNHPVLNEAAREQLGRMSHVMFGGLTHEPAVRLAKLLVDVSPEGLEHVFLADSGSVSVEVAVKMCLQYWRSLGRPGKHRLMTWRGGYHGDTWQPMSVCDPEGGMHELWTGVLPRQVFAGPPPAGYEEAYAGRLRTLIAEHAHELAAVIVEPVVQGAGGMRFHSPAYLRVLREACDAHDVLLVFDEIATGFGRTGALFAAEHAAVSPDVMCVGKALTGGYLTLAATLCNARVADGISRGEVPVLAHGPTFMGNPLAAAVACASIELLLGQDWLAEVKRIEAGLRDGLAPAAGLPGVRDVRVLGAIGVVQLDHPVDLAAATAAAVREGVWLRPFRDLIYTMPPYVTGDADVARIARAVCAAAREG
- the bioD gene encoding dethiobiotin synthase; the encoded protein is MPVLVITGTNTEVGKTVTTAAVAAAAVAAGRSVAVLKAAQTGVRPDERGDADEVARLAGPVTAAELARYPEPLAPGTAARRAGMAPVHPHDVAEAAAKLATEHDLVLVEGAGGLLVRFDPAGGTLADVAALLGAPVLLVASAGLGTLNIAELSARELRRREVELTGVVIGSWPAEPDLACRCNIADLPEVSGAPLLGALPEGAGSLDPGTFRTAAPGWLAPRLDGTWDVEAFRVRQAPAPGR
- a CDS encoding class I SAM-dependent methyltransferase, which translates into the protein MPLRFAGAGQAGRDPVHHPLFARWYARVSVAAETRMGMAGVRDRLLAGLSGRVLEVGAGNGLNFAHYPPTVAEVVAIEPERLLRRLAVRAALRAETPVDVVPGAAEALPVKSEGFDAVVLSLVLCSVRDVPRALGEVRRVLRPGGQVRFFEHGLGGGRAMRLTQRALDRTVWPPLAGGCHVGRDPVAALREAGFELGPYRRLMMPEKGPALPASYCVLGTAWRPAAPERP
- a CDS encoding fic family toxin-antitoxin system, toxin component gives rise to the protein MSDVRIDLPWLLMLAERKTPGDPQVTDWGALVAAVARHQAEIFDVPVYDTPHARAAALLQQLIHIPALERSNALFASAVAYAYLVASGFKVVTSPERVRDLARMVKSGEASVHEIARELRQWCL
- a CDS encoding ABC transporter ATP-binding protein, giving the protein MPQYGAGAHPGSGDRVAARARGLTKAYGSGETAVVALDSVDVDIVRGRFTAVMGPSGSGKSTLMHCLAGLDTVTAGQVWLGDTEITGLRERELTRLRRDRIGFMFQSFNLIPTLNALENITLPMDIAGRRPDPRWLDQVIDTLGLRDRLTHRPAQLSGGQQQRVACARALAARPELIFADEPTGNLDSRAGLEVLGFLREAVDDLGQTVVMVTHDPGAAAHSDLVLFLADGRLVDEMARPTAEAVLERMKRFDVVQLSADRPRPAADRTPGSDHPPTGSDHPPTGSDHRPTRSDHRPKGFGHHPTGFGRSRDKD
- a CDS encoding ABC transporter permease gives rise to the protein MLKATLRSFLAHKGRLLLSALAVILSVAFVTGSLIFSDTVSRTFDRLFATTAADVTVSPKETLDERVPSGMTATLPAALADRVARIDGVAAARAEAEVRNLTVVDDRNESVSPTTGAPTLGSAWLPTDRSPVELTSGRAPRGPGQILLDADTADRAGVAIGDRLTVIAPPGSFGARVVGIVTFTTTNPGSALLFMDPPTARTELLGDPGAATGITVDAAPGVSDATLKQRVAAALGADRYDYRTAAEQATSDVEQLGSFLDVIKWVMVAFAGIAVLVGVFLIVNTFSMLVAQRTRELGLLRALGADRRQVRRSVLTEALLLGLAGSTLGLVTGVALAAGLIELMGLIGMRIRTAEMVIGWGTPVTAYVVGVGVTFVAAYPPARRAAAVSPMAALSDAEVAGVGRPLRMRAVAGAIVGAAGAAALAGCVVSSRTGPAAVLLGAGVVLTLIATVVAGPLLVRPVIRVLGAAFPALFGPVGRMSQRNALRNPRRTGATAAALMIGLALVGGMSVASASMAASFDRQIDRTLGADFVVQNTNFTPFPREVTDAVRGTEGVGLAVRARFTPVAVRLPDGDRVTTTAAGYDPRLDEVATITYARGDTAAALAEGRLAMDVDFARDHGVRVGTALPVEFQGGRTARLTVGALTDQDAAEGFGTTGGIYFGRGTAERYAPGGQDAAVYVNAAPGTDAGELRSALERTLDPYPQVQVRDLADYKELVRDQIAVLLYLVYALLGLAIVIAVLGVVNTLALSVVERTREIGLLRAIGLGRRQLRRMIRLESVVIAVFGAVLGLALGLVWGVCGQQVLALQGMTALEIPWGTIVAVVVGSAVIGVVAALLPALRASRMNVLAAIAHE